The window TTTAAGCGCATTAAGAATGGCTTCCTGACAAACCCGGTAAACAACTGTCTCAATTTCACCTTCATACCTTTTCGCTTCAAGTTCAGCAGTAAAGTGAACGATAAGTCCATAATTCTTTTCAATCCATTTAAAATGCGTTCTAAAAGCAGCTTCAAGGCCAAGATCGTCTAAAGTTGCCGGTCTCAGTTCAACAGATAAATGGCGAATATCGTCCAGTAAACGCATAAGTGAACCTTCTGTCTGCTGCACTTTCTTAAGCACTTCCGCATCTATATTCATATACTTCAACACACGTAAATCTACAAGCGAACTAAGCATTTCTTGAGCTACACTATCGTGTAATTCCCTCGACAGCCGCTTCCTTTCATCTTCCTGTGCTTTAATCACGTTTTTCATCATTGTCTTTTGATTAAGCGTTTCTTGCGTTTTATATTGTTTCGTCAAATCCCTCAGCATGAATACACGGATTCCATTTTCTGCATCAATCGTTTGGTAACTTGCTGTATAAGGGATTATCCCTTTTCCCCGAGTATCTAAATAGACTTGAAATGAACTAAAATCATCTTGAGGACTTACTAAATAACACGACAGACATGTCTGAAGTTCTGTTTCACTCGTATACCCTTTGCAGGACATGCAAATTGCCCGTACATCTCCCTCAGCCATGCTATCCAGCACTTCTGCATCCAAAATAAGTTCCGCGGCACTATTCATGGCAATGATTTTTCCGCTGGAGTCAAAAAAGAAGATAGCTTCAGCAGTGTTGTCGTACATTTTCATTAACAAGTCTGTCAACTGAAAATCCCCGAGTTGCATCAATGCTTGACCATCTCCTTACTATAGTACGGACCGAAATTTGGTCCAACATTATTTTCGAATTCTATAAACGTTTCAGTAGTCATCCTTTTGTCATCACGATATGCAACTAGCAATACCCCATTTACACGATTGTACTTATAGAGCGGAATCGCTCCAAAACTTTTCAATCCTTCTGCAACGACGATGGGATAATTAAACAAATCATTTGGTGCAAGAGTAGTAGCTACATCTTGAATGAAAAGCGGTTTCCCTGTTTTAAACACATGGCCTGCAATCCCTTTTCCAGTTTGTAAAGTAATACGTCTATATCGATTACTTCGATTGCCGCTTACATATTCCCATTTGTGAGCAAAACGACTTTCAACCGACTGAACAAGTGCTAAAGCGACAAAGTCGAATTCAAATAAGTCTTTCAACCGTTCTATTTCCTGCTGATAATTGAAAGCTTGGTTTTCGAACATTACTTTTTCTCCCCGTCTGGAAACAGGCGAACTCTATAAGTTGAAATAAAGAATTCCATTGGACCACTGCGGCGCTAGGGGGCGCCTTCGCTCAGTATATGTACCAGATTTAATACTTCAACTTATATAGACCTTTTTCCTCTTTTTTTAAAAGCTATATAGAACAAACGTACCTTTTTTATTATGTTCGCTATCTAGATTCAAGATACTTATCTTAGTTATTACGGTGCCTTCTATATAGAATATAGCTTCTTCCCACATAATTCAACGGTACACTCCACACATGAACGAGTCTAGTAAATGGCCACATTGCAAAAATAAGGAACCCGGATAATACATGCAGCTGAAATGCTAGCGGAACACCTAACATATAGGCACCCTCAGGCCGAAAGATAAGTAAGGATCGGAACCATATCGAAATGGAACTGCGGTAATCAAACTCCGGTTGTGTAATACTTGTCGCAATCACGCTATACATGCCGATGAAAACAATGAACAACAAAAGTGAGTTAACGATTAAATCTGAAGCTGTTGACAATTTACGTACATTTTTCAATGCAAAACGGCGATACGTTAAAATGAACATCCCCAAGAACGTGACGACTCCAAAAAATCCCCCGCCCCATACAGCACCCATATGGTACATATGATCACTTATGCCAAGCGCCTGCGTCCACTCCTTCGGAACAGCAAGCCCCACGACATGGCCCGCTATTACGGGCATGATGCCGATATGGAACAGTAAACTACCTATCATCAGCTGTTTCTTTTCGATAAATTCACTTGATTTTGCAGTCCAGCCAAACTGGTCGTTCCGATATCTGAAAATATGCCCTACAACAAATGTTGCCATGCAAAGATAAGGAAAAATGACCCATAAAAATTGATTACCCATTTGTAGTCGCCTCCTGAAGAGCACATGACTTAAAGGTTTCCCTCATTCCCTTAATTAGATGGAAGTAGGGGCTATTATATTTCTCCAGCGCTTTTAACAGATGATATGTTCCATCCTCCATTACTGCGAGAAGCATACTAAAACTTTGTTCTGCCCTTGGATCACCTACCCACTCACACGCGTAAATAAATTCGCACATAAGGGGTAAAAAGTCAGACAGTTCACCAGCTGGCATATTCAATCCGAACATTTCATAAAGCACTTTCAATTTAGCAAGCATTTGACCGCGATCTTTCGCATCCTGATACTTTACGTAGGTCATGAACAACGTCGAGTCTGTCTGGAAATCAAACGTATATGTATACATTTCCTGGATGTCATCGAAGCTGTATTCATGCATTAGCTCCCAGTATTTTTTAATATGCACATATGCCGGATGAGAAGAGTCAAATGACTCTTCCATGACCGACGGTTGAAAATTCACTTTTTCTGGGTACGTAAGTTGCTGTGCGAAGAAGCCAAATGCATGTTTTTCGTTATACAGCTTCTGCAGATCAATCACGCCAAATCCCCCCGTAGAAGTTCTCTTCGTAAATTTCTTTGCCCGATTTCGCTTGAGGCTGCGTACCACAACCATCACAGCTACTATCTTCTTGTTTTATTCCCGCATAGCTGTATGGACTTTCCGATGTGCCCATACTGTAGTCGCCCATTTCGGCATAACCTTCGGAGCCTTGAGAACGGTATGCATTCATGTGGCCCTCTTTATGAGCCGTCGGGATGACAAAACGGTCTTCATATTTTGCGATTGCCAGCAATCTGTACATCGCCTTCGTTTGTTGAGCAGTCAGACCGACACGTTCCAGGCGTGATTCATCGAATTCTTTTCCGGAAGAAACGGCACGCATGTATGAACGCATCATTGCCATTTTTTGCAGCGCACCTTTCACAGTTTCGGTGTCCCCCGCCGTGAGCATATTCGCAAGGTATTGAATCGGAATCCGCATTTCCTCGATTGCCGGGAAAATCATATCCGGATTCTTAATCGAGTCTTTTCCTTCAAAGTAATTCATGATTGGGCTCAATGGTGGGACATACCAGACCATTGGCAACGTGCGGTATTCAGGGTGAAGGGGGAAAGCAAGCTTATATTCAATCGCCAATTTATAGACCGGCGAATTTTGAGCGCCTTCAATCCATTCTTCTGTAATCCCATCTTTTCTTGCCTGGGCGATAACTTCAGGATCATTTGGATCAAGAAAGAGATCAATCTGTGCTTTATACAACTCTTTTTCGTTCGGTGTAGAAGCTGCTTCAAGAACACGATCTGCGTCATATAGAAGAACGCCTAAATAGCGAATCCGGCCTGTGCATGTCTCAGAACAGACAGTCGGCAATCCTGACTCAATGCGCGGGAAACAGAATGTACATTTCTCGGCCTTATTCGTTTTCCAGTTAAAATAGACTTTCTTGTAAGGACAGCCAGTCATACAATAGCGCCAGCCACGGCAAGCTTCTTGGTCAACAAGGACAATCCCATCCTCATCCCGCTTGTAAATCGCGCCTGAAGGACATGAAGCAACACAGCTCGGATTGAGACAGTGTTCACACAACCTTGGCAGGTACATCATAAACGCTTGTTCAAAGTTGAATTTAATTTCTTCTTCTATCTTTTCGATATTAGGATCCATAGGCCCGGTAATATGAGCTCCGGCAAGCTGATCTTCCCAGTTCGGCCCCCATTCGAGATCCATGTATTCACCCGTCACAACAGACTTTGCACGAGCAACAGGCGTATGCTTACTGTCTGTTGCAGACGTCAGTTTTTCGTAATCATATGTCCATGGCACGTAGTAGTCTTTCATCTCGGGCATATCCGGGTTGTAGAAAATTTTACCAAGGGCAATTTTCGATAGTTTCGAACCCGATTTCAGCTCCAACTTACCTTTTTTATTAATTTGCCATCCACCTTTGTAAAGTTCCTGGTCTTCCCAGCGTTTTGGATAGCCGATTCCCGGTTTTGTTTCAACGTTATTGAACCACATATACTCCGCGCCTTCACGGTTTGTCCATGTCGTTTTACACGTAACACTGCAAGTATGGCAACCAATACATTTATCTAGATTCATAACCATTGCAACTTGTGCTTTAATCTTCAAGCCAGTTTACCTCCTTCATCTTGCGGACTGCTACATACTCATCCCGCTGATTTCCGATTGGTCCATAATAGTTGAATCCATAACTGAGCTGCGCGTATCCGCCAACCATTTGCGTCGGTTTCATATGAATCCGCGTCGGTGCGTTATGGCTTCCACCCCGTTCCTCTGAGATCTCAGAGCCTGGCACTTGAATATGTTTGTCTTGTGCGTGATACATGAACATCGTTCCTTTTGGTATTCTGTGACTGACGACGGCACGCGCAGTAACCACACCGTTTCGGTTGTACACTTCAAGCCACTGATTATCGTCAATCCCATGCTCTTCTGCATTTTCACTAGAAATCCAGACAGTCGGCCCGCCGCGAAACAACGTTAGCATATGCTGATTATCCTGATACGTCGTGTGAATGTTCCACTTACCATGGGGTGTCAAATACCGCAGAACGAGTGAATCTTGTCCGCCAATGATTTTTTTATCCCGTGGTCCGAATACCATCGGCGGAAGCGTCGGTTTATAAACCGGTAAGCCTTCACCGAATTCCAAGAATAATTCATGATCAATATAGAAATGCTGTCTGCCTGTCAATGTTCTGAACGGAACCAGCCGTTCAATATTCGTTGTAAATGGCGAGTAACGGCGACCAAGTTTATTTGAACCGGAGAATACCGGTGTCGGAATCACTTCTCGCGGCTGTGCAGTGATACCTGCAAACGTAAAGCGTTCTGCAGCACGATCGGCTGAAATATCTTTCAGTTCAACGCCGGTATCCAATTCCGCTGCTGCAAAAGCCTTTTGAGAAACGCGACCATTCGTTGCAGAAGATAGTGTCAGCATTGCTTCCGCCGCGTGCTTTGCTGTATGCAGTTTCGGCAAACCGTTTTTGATGGATTCATCGAAATAGGTGCCGTTGATGCCCTTCATCATTTCATATTCATCCGCGACAGAGAAACTGACGCCGTGTGCTCCTACTTTACCTGTTGATAATAACGGTCCAAGCGTGACGTATTTATCGTAAATTTGTGTGTAATCACGTTCCACAATTGTCATAGCGGGCATTGTTTTACCCGGTATCGCTTCAACCTCGCCTTTTTTCCAGTCCTTCACTTCGCCATAAGGCTGGGCAATTTCCTGGATAGAATCATGCGCAAGCGGTGTAGTGACAAGATCTTTATAAACGCCCGGAAGATGAACTTTCGCCATTTCCGAGAAGGTTTCCGCAAGTGCGCGGTAGATATCCCAATCCGAACGAGATTCCCAAAGTGGGTCAACTGCTGGGTTGAACGGGTGAACAAATGGATGCATATCCGTTGAAGAAAGGTCGTGTTTCTCATACCAAGTTGCTGCTGGAAGAACGACATCTGCGTACAACGGAGTTGTTGTCATCCGGAAATCCAGTGCTACGAGAAGATCAAGTTTTCCTTCTACGTCATCACGCCAAACAATTTCTTCAGGCTTAACATCTTCATTTGGCGTTGCAAGCAGAGCATGGGAAGCGCCGAATAAATGTTTCATAAAGTATTCCTGACCTTTTGCAGAACTCGACACTAAGTTAGAGCGCCAAACAAATAGAGACCGCGGGAAGTTTTCCGGAGCATCCGGATCTTCAATTGCAAATTGCGTTTCGCCTGACTTGATTTGTTCCAGTGTATAATTAACGATTTCCTGTGTGGTTGTTTTTCCTTCTTTTGCTGCCTCTTCTGCAAACATCAGACTATTCTTGTTGAATTGGGGATAAGACGGCAACCAACCAAGTCGTGCAGCCAATACGTTATAGTCTGCCGGATGCTGATAGCGGGCTTTTCCGCCTGTCGGTGACATAAGAAGATCCGCGCCCATTTCCTCGTACTTCCATTGATCAGTTCCAAAATAGAAATAAGATGTCGCGTTTTGAAGTCGCGCCGGTGCTTGCCAGTCACGTGCAAATGCGATTGTGCTCCATCCTTCAATCGGACGGCATTTTTCTTGACCAACGTAATGGGCCCAGCCACCACCATTAACGCCTTGACAACCAGTTAACATAACTAGGTTAAGAATTGATCTATAAATCGTGTCACTGTTAAACCAGTGATTAATGCCCGCTCCCATAATAATCATGGAACGACCGCCTGTTTCAAGTGCGTTATGTGCAAATTCCCGTGCGATTTGGATAACCAGTTCGGGTTTCACACTCGTGATTTTCTCTTGCCATGCGGGCGTGTAAAATGACCCGGCATCATCATAGCCGGAAGCTTCAAGATCACTGCCGATCCGGTTGACACCATACTGGCTTAACATCAAATCATGAACAGTCGTTACAAGACTTTCTGTTCCGTCCGCAAGCAATATTTTCTTTACAGGAATCGGACGTTTAAATGTTCCATTTGACACATTATCGAAGAATGGGAAGACAATCTCTTTCCATTCCGCGCCATGTTCAGCGATCGACAAGGCTGGCTCAACGCGTGTCCCATCTACACTATCAAGAATTAGGTTCCACTTCTTGTCTTCTTCCCAGCGCTGTCCCATCGTACCGTTCGGGACAATCACTTCACTTTTTGCCTCATCGAAAATTACCGGTTTCCATTCTGCGTGCTCGGAAGCTTGACCAATATCACTTGCCCGTAAAAATCGACCAGCTTTATATGAATCTTCATGTGCATCGAGTGTTATCAGGAAAGGCATATCTGTATATTGTTTCGCGTAATTCAAGAACATCGGCTCTTTACGTTGTTCATAAAATTCATCGAGAATGACATGCGTCATTGCTTGAGCAACTGCTGCGTCCGTTCCGGGATTTGCCGAAATCCAATCATCCGCATGTGTAACACTTTCCGCGTAATCAGGAGCAACGGAAACTACTTTTGTTCCTTTGTAGCGCACTTCTGTCATGAAGTGAGCATCTGGTGTTCTCGTTAGGGGCACATTCGATCCCCACATAATAATGTAACCGGCGTTAAACCAATCACTCGATTCAGGAACATCTGTCTGCTCACCCCAGATTTGCGGTGAAGAAGGCGGTAAGTCTGCATACCAGTCATAGAAACTAAGCATTTCACCGCCAAGAAGAGAGATAAATCGCGCCCCTGACGCATAACTGACCATTGACATCGCGGGAATCGGTGTAAATCCGGCAACTCTGTCAGGTCCATACTTTTGGATTGTGTAAATGAGCTGCGCAGAAATCATTAACGTCGCGTCTCTCCAGTTAACACGGACATGTCCGCCTTTTCCACGTGCTTTTTTATATTCATCTGCTTTTATAGGATCCTCTACAATGCTTGCCCATGCTTTCACCGGATCTTTCAGTTCAGCAACGGCTTGGCTCCACATGCGCCATAGTTTTCCTCGTATGTAGGGGTACTTCACTCGAAGAGGACTATACTCATACCAAGAAAAAGAGGCTCCACGAGGACATCCTCGCGGTTCAAATTCAGGCATATCGGGTCCGCATGAAGGATAGTCAATTTGCTGATTTTCCCACGTAATAATTCCATTTTTCACAAATACTTTCCAACTGCATGAGCCTGTGCAGTTCACGCCGTGCGTCGTCCGTACAACTTTGTCGTGCGACCAACGTTGCCGGTACATATTTTCCCAATCTCGACTTTTTTCTTCTAAAATTGACCAATTTCCCGAAAAACGTTCAACCGGTTTGAAGTAATTAAGTTCAAACTTTTTCTTCATTGGAAAAACCAACTCCTTTTCAGAATACCTAACGATCAATGACGGGAATCAGAGATTTGTTCATTCATATACTACTAATTGTAGGTATAGTTTAGGAGTCTTCCTAGTAGGGATGTTCCTATTTACCATGGGGAATACCCTTACTCATATGAAAGGCCGCTTTATCTATCCGCATTGGACATGATAAAACGGCCTATTTCGACTTTCCATATACATGTTGTGACTTTTTCTGCCACCATCCACTTTGGCTTTTGACATCTTATCGAATCATATTGCAGCTCGTACGCGATCAAATAGCACATTATTTTCGAGATGAACATGATCGAATGTGTCTTTTTCAAGCTGTTCGAGCCGTTTGTAGACAATCTGGAATGTCCCACAGGCATCTTCCGGAAGAGTGAAATCGCCGGTAATATCTCTCAATTCCTTCAGCAGCTTCCCTGCGTTGTCGTGCTCTTCCTCGAGTTCGAATACATGCGGCTTCAATTTTTCTTTTAATGCCGGCGTTGGATTTTCCATGAACTTTTGAATGAGCGGGAATACATTTCTGTCTTCATCATCTGTATGATCAAGCAATTCGGTGCGCAATGTTTTAAAGATTTCTTGAACACGTAACAGATAAGGATACTTCCCTCCGTGGACACGAGCAACTTTCATTATATAAGGGGCCAGCAAAGGCAATTCTTCCCGTAAATCTGCATGATACTTTTCTTGAATATAAGCAATCAATGTTTTATTGCCGAATGAAGATGGATGAATGCTTTCACGCATTTCACGCTTCTGTTCCATCTCTTTTAAACTCGTTAACACTTCCTTTGGATCAAGACCGCGTTTTTCTGCGGCTTCTTTGAGGGCCACTTTTCCACCGCAGCAAAAATCGATGCGCAGATTTCTGAACAAATCAGCACTTTGAGGAAGTGCTG of the Sporosarcina sp. FSL K6-1508 genome contains:
- the ric gene encoding iron-sulfur cluster repair di-iron protein produces the protein MSQLALDTQVSDIVTALPQSADLFRNLRIDFCCGGKVALKEAAEKRGLDPKEVLTSLKEMEQKREMRESIHPSSFGNKTLIAYIQEKYHADLREELPLLAPYIMKVARVHGGKYPYLLRVQEIFKTLRTELLDHTDDEDRNVFPLIQKFMENPTPALKEKLKPHVFELEEEHDNAGKLLKELRDITGDFTLPEDACGTFQIVYKRLEQLEKDTFDHVHLENNVLFDRVRAAI
- a CDS encoding nitrate reductase subunit alpha; protein product: MKKKFELNYFKPVERFSGNWSILEEKSRDWENMYRQRWSHDKVVRTTHGVNCTGSCSWKVFVKNGIITWENQQIDYPSCGPDMPEFEPRGCPRGASFSWYEYSPLRVKYPYIRGKLWRMWSQAVAELKDPVKAWASIVEDPIKADEYKKARGKGGHVRVNWRDATLMISAQLIYTIQKYGPDRVAGFTPIPAMSMVSYASGARFISLLGGEMLSFYDWYADLPPSSPQIWGEQTDVPESSDWFNAGYIIMWGSNVPLTRTPDAHFMTEVRYKGTKVVSVAPDYAESVTHADDWISANPGTDAAVAQAMTHVILDEFYEQRKEPMFLNYAKQYTDMPFLITLDAHEDSYKAGRFLRASDIGQASEHAEWKPVIFDEAKSEVIVPNGTMGQRWEEDKKWNLILDSVDGTRVEPALSIAEHGAEWKEIVFPFFDNVSNGTFKRPIPVKKILLADGTESLVTTVHDLMLSQYGVNRIGSDLEASGYDDAGSFYTPAWQEKITSVKPELVIQIAREFAHNALETGGRSMIIMGAGINHWFNSDTIYRSILNLVMLTGCQGVNGGGWAHYVGQEKCRPIEGWSTIAFARDWQAPARLQNATSYFYFGTDQWKYEEMGADLLMSPTGGKARYQHPADYNVLAARLGWLPSYPQFNKNSLMFAEEAAKEGKTTTQEIVNYTLEQIKSGETQFAIEDPDAPENFPRSLFVWRSNLVSSSAKGQEYFMKHLFGASHALLATPNEDVKPEEIVWRDDVEGKLDLLVALDFRMTTTPLYADVVLPAATWYEKHDLSSTDMHPFVHPFNPAVDPLWESRSDWDIYRALAETFSEMAKVHLPGVYKDLVTTPLAHDSIQEIAQPYGEVKDWKKGEVEAIPGKTMPAMTIVERDYTQIYDKYVTLGPLLSTGKVGAHGVSFSVADEYEMMKGINGTYFDESIKNGLPKLHTAKHAAEAMLTLSSATNGRVSQKAFAAAELDTGVELKDISADRAAERFTFAGITAQPREVIPTPVFSGSNKLGRRYSPFTTNIERLVPFRTLTGRQHFYIDHELFLEFGEGLPVYKPTLPPMVFGPRDKKIIGGQDSLVLRYLTPHGKWNIHTTYQDNQHMLTLFRGGPTVWISSENAEEHGIDDNQWLEVYNRNGVVTARAVVSHRIPKGTMFMYHAQDKHIQVPGSEISEERGGSHNAPTRIHMKPTQMVGGYAQLSYGFNYYGPIGNQRDEYVAVRKMKEVNWLED
- a CDS encoding sensor histidine kinase, whose translation is MQLGDFQLTDLLMKMYDNTAEAIFFFDSSGKIIAMNSAAELILDAEVLDSMAEGDVRAICMSCKGYTSETELQTCLSCYLVSPQDDFSSFQVYLDTRGKGIIPYTASYQTIDAENGIRVFMLRDLTKQYKTQETLNQKTMMKNVIKAQEDERKRLSRELHDSVAQEMLSSLVDLRVLKYMNIDAEVLKKVQQTEGSLMRLLDDIRHLSVELRPATLDDLGLEAAFRTHFKWIEKNYGLIVHFTAELEAKRYEGEIETVVYRVCQEAILNALKYAGTDEVSVRLFERAGHLELMVIDEGSGFDKKIIDPSGTGLGLYSMRERAELVNGQLVIQSDIGKGTSVRLEIPLTVPVKKEGGNR
- a CDS encoding nitrate reductase molybdenum cofactor assembly chaperone translates to MIDLQKLYNEKHAFGFFAQQLTYPEKVNFQPSVMEESFDSSHPAYVHIKKYWELMHEYSFDDIQEMYTYTFDFQTDSTLFMTYVKYQDAKDRGQMLAKLKVLYEMFGLNMPAGELSDFLPLMCEFIYACEWVGDPRAEQSFSMLLAVMEDGTYHLLKALEKYNSPYFHLIKGMRETFKSCALQEATTNG
- a CDS encoding GAF domain-containing protein; the encoded protein is MFENQAFNYQQEIERLKDLFEFDFVALALVQSVESRFAHKWEYVSGNRSNRYRRITLQTGKGIAGHVFKTGKPLFIQDVATTLAPNDLFNYPIVVAEGLKSFGAIPLYKYNRVNGVLLVAYRDDKRMTTETFIEFENNVGPNFGPYYSKEMVKH
- the narH gene encoding nitrate reductase subunit beta produces the protein MKIKAQVAMVMNLDKCIGCHTCSVTCKTTWTNREGAEYMWFNNVETKPGIGYPKRWEDQELYKGGWQINKKGKLELKSGSKLSKIALGKIFYNPDMPEMKDYYVPWTYDYEKLTSATDSKHTPVARAKSVVTGEYMDLEWGPNWEDQLAGAHITGPMDPNIEKIEEEIKFNFEQAFMMYLPRLCEHCLNPSCVASCPSGAIYKRDEDGIVLVDQEACRGWRYCMTGCPYKKVYFNWKTNKAEKCTFCFPRIESGLPTVCSETCTGRIRYLGVLLYDADRVLEAASTPNEKELYKAQIDLFLDPNDPEVIAQARKDGITEEWIEGAQNSPVYKLAIEYKLAFPLHPEYRTLPMVWYVPPLSPIMNYFEGKDSIKNPDMIFPAIEEMRIPIQYLANMLTAGDTETVKGALQKMAMMRSYMRAVSSGKEFDESRLERVGLTAQQTKAMYRLLAIAKYEDRFVIPTAHKEGHMNAYRSQGSEGYAEMGDYSMGTSESPYSYAGIKQEDSSCDGCGTQPQAKSGKEIYEENFYGGIWRD
- the narI gene encoding respiratory nitrate reductase subunit gamma; this encodes MGNQFLWVIFPYLCMATFVVGHIFRYRNDQFGWTAKSSEFIEKKQLMIGSLLFHIGIMPVIAGHVVGLAVPKEWTQALGISDHMYHMGAVWGGGFFGVVTFLGMFILTYRRFALKNVRKLSTASDLIVNSLLLFIVFIGMYSVIATSITQPEFDYRSSISIWFRSLLIFRPEGAYMLGVPLAFQLHVLSGFLIFAMWPFTRLVHVWSVPLNYVGRSYILYRRHRNN